CCTCCGACGCCTTCCGCCTCAATCTCAACGCCTATCATCCGCGCTCGGTCGGGCGGCGCGGCTTCACCCTGCGCCGCCTGCGCACCCGCGCCGATGTCGCCGCGATCAACGTCCTCTACCGCGCGCGCCGGATGGTGCCGGTTGATGCGCCGGCGGTATGGCGGGCGCGCGCCAGCCGCGCGATCAGTTATGCGCTCGCCGAGGACCGTGCGAGCGGCGAGGTGATCGGGGTGGCGATGGGGCTGGATCATGTCGAAGCGTTCGCCGACCCGCAGCACGGCGCCAGCCTGTGGGCGCTGGCGGTGGCGCCGCAGGCCGCCCACCCGGGGGTGGGCGAAGCCCTGGTGCGTTACCTGGCCGAGCATTTTCTCGCCCGCGGGCGGGAATGGATGGACGTGTCGGTGCTGCACGACAACGAGCAGGCGATCGCGCTCTACGAAAAACTCGGCTTCCAGCGCATCCCGGCGTTCGCGGTGAAGCGGCGCAACGCGATCAACGAGCCGCTGTTCACCGGCGGCGGCGAGGGCCTGCAGGCGCTCAACCCCTACGCCCGCCTGCTCGTCGATGAAGCGGTGCGGCGCGGCATCCATGCCGAGGCGATCGATGCCGAGAACGGCTACTTCCGCCTCACCCTGGGCGGGCGCAGCATCGTCTGCCGCGAGTCGCTGTCGGAACTGACCAGTGCGGTGGCGATGAGCCGCTGCCAGGACAAGCGGGTCACGCTGAAGCTGCTCGCTGCCGCCGGGCTGGCGGTGCCGCGCCAGGTCGGCGTCGATGAGGATGCCGCCGCCGAGGAACGCTGGCCGGCCCTGCTCGCCGCGTGCGGCGCGGTGGTGGTGAAGCCGGTCGAGGGCGAGCAGGGCAAGGGGATCAGCGTCGACCTGCGCTGCGCCGACGAAGTGCGTGCGGCGATCGCGCGCGCGCAGCGCTTCTGCGACCGGGTGATCGTCGAGGAATGCTGCCGCGGCGCCGATCTGCGCATCGTCGTCATCGACTACCAGGTCGTCGCCGCCGCGGTGCGCCGCCCGCCGGTGGTGGTGGGCGATGGCGTGAGCACCGTCCGCGAGCTCATCGAGTGCCAGAGCCGGCGCCGCGCCGCCGCCACCGGCGGTGAAGCGCGCATCCCGCTCGACGACGAAACCGTGCGCTGCATCGGTGCCCGCGGCTACCGGCTGGAGACGGTGCTCGACGCCGATGTTCGCGTGCAGGTACGCAACACCGCCAACCTGCACACCGGCGGCACCATCCACGACGTCACCGCCGAACTTCACCCGGCGCTGCGCGCGGCGGCCGAGCGCGCCGCGCGCACGCTCGATATCCCGGTCACCGGGCTGGATTTCCTCGTGCCGGCGGTCGATGGCCCCGACTACGTCATCATCGAAGCCAACGAGCGCCCGGGGCTCGCCAACCACGAGCCCCAACCGACCGCGGAGCGCTTCATCGACCTGCTGTTTCCGCGCACCCGCGCCGCGCTGTGAACGCCCCGGGGCGGCCGCAGGCGAGCCGCTCTGCAGCCGGCATCCCGAAAAGGAGAGACGACATGAACGACCCCGGCAGCCACCTGGCCCTTCCCGCGATCGATTACGCCTACCTCGAGGAAACCCTGCTCCAGCTGCTCGCCATTCCCAGCCCGGTCGGCCTCACCGATGCCGCGGTGCGCTACACCGCGGGCCGCCTCGAGGCGCTCGGCATTCCCTACGAGATCACCCGCCGCGGCGCGATCCGCGCCACCCTGCGCGGCCAGGCCTCGCAGCCGGCACGCGCGGTGGTCGCCCACCTCGACACCCTCGGGGCGATGGTGCGCGCGCTCAAACCCAACGGCCGCCTCGAGATCGTGCCGATCGGCCACTGGTCAGCGCGCTTCGCCGAAGGCGGACGGCTGACGGTGTTCACCGACCACGGCCAGGTGCGCGGCACCTGCCTGCCGCTGAAGACCTCCGGCCACGCCTTCGGCGACGAGGTCGACGCCCAGCCGGTCGGGTGGGAGCAGGTCGAGGTGCGGGTGGACCTGCCCGCGACCTGTCGCGGGGACCTGCTTGCCGCCGGGCTCGAGGTCGGCGACTGGATCGCCTTCGACCCCCAGCCCGAGATCCAGCCCGGCGGCTACATCAACGCCCGCTACCTCGACGACAAGGCCGCGGTGGCGGCGCTGCTGACCGCGTGCAAGGCGGTGCGCGACCACCGCCTGGTGCTGCCGGTCGATGTCCATCCGCTGCTCACCATCACCGAGGAAATCGGCTCCGGCGCCTCGGCCGCGCTGCACGGCGAGATCGCCGAAATGGTGAGCCTGGACATCTCGATCGCCGCCGAAGGCCAGAATACTTCCGAGCACGCGGCGACGATCTGCATGCAGGACATGTCCGGCCCCTTCGACTACCACC
The window above is part of the Thauera aromatica K172 genome. Proteins encoded here:
- a CDS encoding osmoprotectant NAGGN system M42 family peptidase, with the protein product MNDPGSHLALPAIDYAYLEETLLQLLAIPSPVGLTDAAVRYTAGRLEALGIPYEITRRGAIRATLRGQASQPARAVVAHLDTLGAMVRALKPNGRLEIVPIGHWSARFAEGGRLTVFTDHGQVRGTCLPLKTSGHAFGDEVDAQPVGWEQVEVRVDLPATCRGDLLAAGLEVGDWIAFDPQPEIQPGGYINARYLDDKAAVAALLTACKAVRDHRLVLPVDVHPLLTITEEIGSGASAALHGEIAEMVSLDISIAAEGQNTSEHAATICMQDMSGPFDYHLTHKLIALAHAHGIPHRRDIFRYYRSDSAAAVEAGNDIRTALIGFGGDASHAQERTHRDALEALTRLVVAYMTSEPVARRDCRSMGSLDGFTEQLCPGDMAVPSTPLPAPETFLGDPAPEGEAQKR
- the ngg gene encoding N-acetylglutaminylglutamine synthetase, producing MIRKHIARALRAGHRPSHLPLLLPAGQPEAAGMPANVVVDCGWGRLLPAQTWRDPAALAHALLAERDGQRDIAFYVEKPQVVVASAPQQLFLDPSDAFRLNLNAYHPRSVGRRGFTLRRLRTRADVAAINVLYRARRMVPVDAPAVWRARASRAISYALAEDRASGEVIGVAMGLDHVEAFADPQHGASLWALAVAPQAAHPGVGEALVRYLAEHFLARGREWMDVSVLHDNEQAIALYEKLGFQRIPAFAVKRRNAINEPLFTGGGEGLQALNPYARLLVDEAVRRGIHAEAIDAENGYFRLTLGGRSIVCRESLSELTSAVAMSRCQDKRVTLKLLAAAGLAVPRQVGVDEDAAAEERWPALLAACGAVVVKPVEGEQGKGISVDLRCADEVRAAIARAQRFCDRVIVEECCRGADLRIVVIDYQVVAAAVRRPPVVVGDGVSTVRELIECQSRRRAAATGGEARIPLDDETVRCIGARGYRLETVLDADVRVQVRNTANLHTGGTIHDVTAELHPALRAAAERAARTLDIPVTGLDFLVPAVDGPDYVIIEANERPGLANHEPQPTAERFIDLLFPRTRAAL